Within Methanomicrobia archaeon, the genomic segment GGGTTTTCGCGTCATCACGTCCGTTACGAGCCCCTCGAAGAGCGCATTGATCTCCTCCGGGATCCGCTTCACCTTGCTCATGTATGCGGTGAGCGAGAAGACGGGGAAGGGGTTGAGCGGGTCAATATCGGGGAAGGGCACGGATGCGGTCAATTTCATGATGTCCGCTTCACTGATCACCCCGACCACGTTCCGGTGGTCATCGATCACCGGTGCGCCGCTGATGTGATGTGTGCGGAGCGTTTTCGCGACGTGCCGTATGGTATCCTCGGGCCGGAATGTGATGACCGCAGAGGTCATGAGCGCTCCAACTTTAGTAGCTGCTTTTGATGCCATCGTGTTCCGTTCCGTTCCGTTCCGTTCCGTTCTGTTCGTTATTCCCCCTCCAGCTGCTCGTAGAGCGAGGCGAGAATGTCCGCGCGCGTGACAATGCCGACCAGTGCGCCGGATTCGTCGAGCACGGGCAGGCGATTGAAGCCGGTGAGGTACATGATCTG encodes:
- a CDS encoding CBS domain-containing protein — encoded protein: MASKAATKVGALMTSAVITFRPEDTIRHVAKTLRTHHISGAPVIDDHRNVVGVISEADIMKLTASVPFPDIDPLNPFPVFSLTAYMSKVKRIPEEINALFEGLVTDVMTRKPVTITPEASISDAARIMHKRDFNRIPVVDDQGKLVGVITRDDLISVFAP